A genome region from Geobacter pickeringii includes the following:
- a CDS encoding YgaP family membrane protein produces the protein MYIDRMLRIIAGAFILLSVVLAVKVNLNWLWFTAFVGLNLFQSGFTNWCPMITLLEKLGVPRFPKGSSSR, from the coding sequence ATGTACATCGACAGAATGCTCAGAATCATCGCGGGGGCCTTCATCCTCCTCTCGGTCGTCCTGGCCGTGAAGGTGAATCTCAACTGGCTCTGGTTCACCGCCTTCGTGGGGCTCAACCTCTTCCAGTCGGGGTTCACCAACTGGTGCCCCATGATCACCCTCCTGGAAAAGCTCGGGGTGCCGCGGTTCCCGAAGGGGAGCTCTTCCCGATGA
- a CDS encoding DUF302 domain-containing protein yields MELTTAYAFGKSVGMAYGETVARVREELAKEGFGILTEIDVTHKFKEKLGRDFRDYVILGACNPAMAWEAFGRELNIGTLLPCNVCVYTGDDGATVVMVMDPVAALGMIGNPELTELAGIVRQKLERVLAALK; encoded by the coding sequence ATGGAACTGACGACGGCATACGCATTCGGCAAGAGTGTCGGAATGGCCTACGGCGAGACCGTGGCCCGGGTCCGGGAGGAACTGGCGAAGGAAGGGTTCGGCATCCTCACCGAGATCGACGTGACGCACAAGTTCAAGGAGAAGCTCGGCCGCGACTTCCGCGACTACGTCATCCTCGGCGCCTGCAACCCGGCCATGGCCTGGGAGGCGTTCGGACGGGAGCTGAACATCGGGACGCTCCTCCCCTGCAACGTCTGCGTCTACACCGGCGACGACGGCGCCACGGTGGTGATGGTCATGGACCCGGTGGCCGCCCTCGGGATGATCGGCAACCCGGAGCTGACCGAACTGGCCGGTATCGTCCGGCAGAAGCTGGAGCGGGTGCTGGCGGCGCTGAAATAA
- a CDS encoding C-GCAxxG-C-C family protein has product MFWQKKQDSPEGETVAEKVGVEAEGFHRSGKMHCAEAVLMAVRAHFFATVPEEIVRAAAGFGGGSGAGCICGAVASGTMAFGLALPDDKRRVKQVTKELHEWFKHEYGASCCRIVMPNAKGRGGCAVLTGEVAKKVAELLAG; this is encoded by the coding sequence ATGTTCTGGCAGAAAAAACAAGACAGCCCGGAGGGTGAGACGGTGGCGGAGAAGGTGGGGGTGGAGGCGGAAGGGTTCCATCGCTCAGGGAAGATGCACTGTGCCGAGGCGGTGCTCATGGCGGTGCGCGCCCATTTCTTCGCGACGGTGCCGGAGGAGATCGTCCGGGCGGCCGCCGGCTTTGGGGGCGGTTCCGGGGCGGGGTGCATCTGCGGCGCCGTCGCCAGCGGCACCATGGCCTTCGGGCTCGCCCTTCCCGACGACAAGCGGCGGGTGAAACAGGTGACGAAGGAGCTCCACGAGTGGTTCAAGCACGAGTACGGCGCCTCCTGCTGCCGGATCGTCATGCCCAACGCCAAGGGGCGGGGGGGGTGCGCCGTCCTCACCGGCGAGGTGGCGAAGAAAGTGGCGGAGCTTCTGGCAGGGTAG
- a CDS encoding MBL fold metallo-hydrolase: MKCRITILCDNTVGPVSGTMGEHGFAALVEREDGALLFDTGQGLTLLHNAQRMHKDLHRVERVILSHGHYDHTGGLWPLLRSCGPKEVLAHPGVFAPRYVGRDTGERISVGIPWDEEFLRGQRARFNLSDQFREIVPGLFLTGEVPRTTPFETGDAGLSCDEAGCHADPLCDDQSLIIRTERGLVLLLGCCHAGLVNTIEWAREATGVAGIYAVIGGTHLGFCSPRQLDETVAALRRFDVRKILGSHCTGFQAAARLAQELPGRFHPAYVGYTLEL; encoded by the coding sequence ATGAAGTGCCGGATCACGATCCTCTGCGACAATACGGTGGGCCCGGTCTCCGGCACCATGGGGGAGCACGGCTTCGCCGCTCTGGTGGAGCGGGAGGACGGGGCACTGCTCTTCGACACCGGCCAGGGGCTGACGCTGCTGCATAACGCCCAGCGGATGCACAAGGATCTCCACCGGGTGGAGCGGGTCATCCTCTCCCACGGGCACTACGACCATACCGGCGGGCTCTGGCCGCTGCTGCGCAGCTGTGGCCCCAAGGAGGTGCTGGCCCATCCCGGCGTCTTTGCCCCCCGCTACGTGGGGCGGGACACGGGGGAGCGGATCTCCGTCGGCATCCCCTGGGACGAGGAGTTTCTCCGGGGGCAGCGGGCGCGGTTCAATCTCAGCGATCAGTTTCGGGAGATCGTGCCCGGCTTGTTCCTCACCGGCGAGGTCCCCCGGACCACCCCCTTCGAGACGGGGGACGCCGGACTCTCCTGCGACGAAGCCGGCTGCCACGCCGACCCCCTCTGCGACGACCAGTCGCTCATCATCCGCACCGAACGGGGGCTCGTGCTGCTCCTCGGCTGCTGCCACGCGGGGCTCGTGAACACCATCGAGTGGGCCCGGGAGGCCACCGGCGTCGCCGGGATCTATGCCGTCATCGGCGGCACCCACCTCGGCTTCTGCTCCCCCCGGCAGCTGGACGAGACGGTGGCGGCGCTGCGGCGCTTCGACGTGCGAAAGATCCTCGGGAGCCACTGCACCGGATTCCAGGCCGCCGCGCGGCTCGCCCAGGAGCTTCCCGGCCGCTTCCACCCGGCGTACGTCGGCTACACCCTCGAGCTGTAA